The following coding sequences lie in one Desmodus rotundus isolate HL8 chromosome 1, HLdesRot8A.1, whole genome shotgun sequence genomic window:
- the FAM220A gene encoding LOW QUALITY PROTEIN: protein FAM220A (The sequence of the model RefSeq protein was modified relative to this genomic sequence to represent the inferred CDS: inserted 4 bases in 2 codons; substituted 2 bases at 2 genomic stop codons), whose amino-acid sequence MRDGRGTXCTCLSKVQVEDRDKLLCSLXTQESRHPSGAPSWVNKPVVNIQGNSQNETLSLXKSDLSEANLLLHTGTKVLLYLKELVRRNSSSTVAQSKTVDLFLATTELFAGKSCGVQEGLRSSCSPAFCPVYTLAHTAKCSRMMRQQSVSPGGSKSMLSEQTAEXRRMLPIVKSPSNDLPITLEFLAVQAFVAKPLCHSKVQTEQ is encoded by the exons ATGAGGGACGGCAGAGGGAC CTGCACTTGCCTCTCAAAAGTGCAGGTAGAGGACAGGGACAAGCTACTATGCAGCCTTTGAACACAAGAGAGCCGTCACCCATCAGGTGCACCTTCCTGGGTGAATAAGCCTGTGGTTAACATACAAGGAAATTCACAAAATGAAACGTTATCTTT GAAAAGTGATCTCAGTGAGGCCAACCTCTTGCTTCACACTGGCACCAAAGTGCTTCTGTATTTGAAAGAATTAGTAAGAAGAAATTCCTCTTCCACAGTGGCTCAAAGCAAGACTGTGGACCTGTTTCTTGCTACCACAGAACTTTTTGCTGGGAAATCCTGTGGTGTCCAGGAGGGTCTG AGAAGTTCCTGCTCGCCTGCATTCTGTCCGGTCTACACACTGGCACACACTGCCAAGTGTTCCCGAATGATGAGACAACAGAGTGTTTCCCCTGGCGGTTCAAAGTCCATGCTTTCAGAGCAAACAGCAGAATAGAGGAGAATGCTTCCGATTGTAAAAAGTCCCTCAAATGATCTTCCGATAACACTGGAATTTCTGGCTGTGCAAGCTTTTGTAGCAAAGCCATTATGCCATAGTAAGGTACAAACTGAGCAATAA